A genomic region of Gemmata massiliana contains the following coding sequences:
- a CDS encoding DUF1559 family PulG-like putative transporter, with translation MKTSPRRGATAIELLVLGTLATFAIGLTVPAIQKARAASARTKCADNLRLLGTGSREYAAANDDMLPRNSGPTPAGSWNTQILPFIGEKELAQKYTDGRDWWDAGENGNRTVAQGRVAAFVCPAAPNPDRWVLTRDPDNESKSFRAAPTDYVGAAGAYYENNDQKNLHPGAMHTRTVTRRLRTSDIADGTAQTVLVVEMADKPNHWHAGKLGENRLEKPQMTALSGQWAAPNWNHLRSHSTDGKTQFGPCAVNCSNQAAIYGFHEGGANVLFVDGSVRFLKAGMSQEMLIALVSIAGGEVLAPNDF, from the coding sequence GTGAAGACGTCCCCGCGCCGCGGAGCGACCGCCATCGAGTTACTCGTGTTGGGCACGCTCGCTACTTTTGCCATCGGGCTAACGGTGCCCGCGATTCAAAAGGCCCGGGCCGCAAGTGCGCGCACGAAGTGTGCGGACAACCTCCGACTGCTCGGGACCGGATCGCGTGAATACGCTGCGGCCAACGACGACATGCTGCCGCGCAACAGCGGCCCCACGCCCGCGGGGAGCTGGAACACGCAGATCCTCCCCTTCATTGGCGAAAAGGAACTGGCCCAGAAGTACACGGACGGGCGCGACTGGTGGGACGCGGGCGAGAACGGCAACCGGACGGTGGCTCAAGGTCGCGTGGCGGCGTTCGTGTGCCCGGCCGCGCCGAACCCGGACCGCTGGGTTCTGACGCGCGATCCGGACAACGAGTCCAAGAGCTTCCGCGCCGCGCCCACGGACTACGTCGGGGCCGCGGGCGCGTACTACGAGAACAACGATCAGAAGAACCTGCACCCCGGCGCGATGCACACGCGCACGGTCACCCGGCGGTTGCGCACCTCGGACATCGCGGACGGCACCGCGCAAACGGTCCTCGTCGTGGAGATGGCCGACAAGCCGAATCACTGGCACGCGGGCAAACTGGGCGAAAACCGGCTGGAGAAGCCGCAGATGACGGCGCTCTCGGGCCAGTGGGCGGCGCCGAACTGGAACCACCTCCGCTCTCACTCAACTGACGGAAAAACGCAGTTCGGGCCGTGTGCGGTGAATTGCAGCAACCAGGCTGCGATCTACGGCTTCCACGAGGGCGGTGCGAACGTGCTGTTCGTCGACGGCTCGGTGCGGTTCCTGAAGGCCGGGATGTCGCAAGAAATGCTGATCGCGCTCGTGAGCATCGCGGGCGGCGAAGTCCTGGCTCCGAACGACTTTTAA
- a CDS encoding DUF1559 domain-containing protein produces the protein MPRRFAFTLIELLVVIAIIAILIGLLLPAVQKVREAAARMQCSNNLKQIGLACHNYASANNDLLPNNFNIQPVAGSSPPSNNIMTPIGSWNTVLLPYIEQNNVYTQFDLKYDWYDNTNSNNWKAATAVIRTYLCPSAPKSTGRVVQSLHNGQQFAAGATDYCGVPAAYLNNTQNTNLFAGAMNTRFGSSKIRLTDITDGTSNTLVVVEMGDKPSSWRAGKQITDNSATVYTVTNSTIGSGQWAAPNWNHLRTHTFDGVTQFGECAINCSNGAAIYSFHTGGANVAFCDGSIRFLKQSGTPQALMVAMVSIAGSEVISGD, from the coding sequence ATGCCACGCCGTTTCGCCTTTACGCTGATCGAACTCCTGGTGGTGATTGCGATCATTGCGATTCTCATTGGTTTACTCCTGCCCGCGGTCCAAAAGGTCCGTGAGGCCGCAGCCCGAATGCAGTGCAGTAACAACCTCAAACAGATCGGCCTCGCGTGCCACAATTACGCCAGCGCCAATAACGACCTGCTGCCCAACAACTTCAACATCCAGCCGGTCGCCGGGAGCAGTCCGCCCTCGAACAACATCATGACCCCGATCGGGAGCTGGAACACGGTATTGCTCCCGTACATCGAGCAGAACAACGTCTACACGCAGTTCGATCTGAAGTACGACTGGTACGACAACACGAACTCGAACAACTGGAAGGCCGCGACCGCCGTGATCCGCACCTACCTTTGTCCCAGTGCGCCCAAGAGCACGGGGCGCGTGGTGCAGAGCCTTCACAACGGGCAGCAGTTCGCGGCCGGGGCTACCGACTACTGCGGGGTGCCCGCGGCGTACCTGAACAACACCCAGAACACCAACCTCTTTGCCGGGGCGATGAACACCCGGTTCGGGTCGTCCAAGATCCGTCTGACGGACATCACCGACGGGACGTCTAACACGCTGGTCGTGGTCGAGATGGGTGACAAGCCGAGCTCCTGGCGCGCGGGCAAGCAGATCACCGATAACTCCGCGACCGTGTACACCGTCACCAACAGCACGATCGGCTCGGGGCAGTGGGCCGCGCCCAACTGGAACCACCTCCGGACGCACACCTTCGACGGGGTGACGCAGTTCGGCGAGTGCGCCATCAACTGCAGCAACGGGGCGGCGATTTATTCGTTCCACACGGGCGGGGCCAACGTCGCGTTCTGCGACGGGTCGATTCGGTTCCTCAAACAATCCGGAACGCCCCAAGCGCTGATGGTGGCGATGGTCAGCATCGCGGGTTCGGAAGTGATCTCCGGCGACTGA
- a CDS encoding carboxypeptidase regulatory-like domain-containing protein has product MSTRARTIGIVVISVSVFGLLSGCGKEPTLDGALPVHPVSGALTFKGAPMQGAIITFYPLNPKGKYDPAPTGKVDENGRYTLTTYASNDGAPTGEYRVTVYWPGKRRGTPNDDGDLPPDQLKEVFADKKSSKLRAVVDAKENTIDFAFPQL; this is encoded by the coding sequence TTGAGCACTCGGGCGCGAACTATTGGGATCGTCGTTATCAGTGTTTCGGTTTTCGGACTCCTGAGTGGGTGCGGGAAGGAACCGACACTGGACGGTGCGCTGCCGGTCCACCCGGTGTCCGGAGCGCTGACGTTTAAGGGCGCCCCTATGCAAGGGGCGATTATTACGTTCTACCCGCTCAACCCGAAGGGTAAGTACGACCCCGCACCGACTGGAAAGGTCGATGAGAACGGCCGATACACGCTGACCACTTACGCGAGCAACGACGGTGCGCCGACCGGAGAGTACCGCGTGACCGTGTATTGGCCCGGTAAGCGGCGCGGGACGCCGAACGACGACGGCGACCTCCCGCCCGATCAGCTCAAAGAGGTCTTCGCGGATAAGAAAAGCTCGAAATTGCGGGCCGTTGTTGACGCGAAAGAGAACACAATCGATTTCGCGTTCCCGCAACTCTGA